Part of the Triticum urartu cultivar G1812 chromosome 2, Tu2.1, whole genome shotgun sequence genome, ATAAAGAAAAGGGGGAAACAGAGAGGTTGAGGGGTCAATTCTTTGTTTAATCCTGCATGTACCACGCTTTTGGATCCCCCCAATTGTTTTCCTCAAAAGAAGATTTAATTCCATGTCAACTTCGTGGAAGATCTTTTCCCTTGCTCCTCGTACTCATGGGGATCCCGGTGGTTGAGTTCGTCGCAGCAGCTTCCTTTTGTTTCCTTTCTTATGCTTCTTATACAGATTCTGTTTGATAAGCATATCTTAAGATGAAGGGTCTCTTAATTTCTGAATCTTCAAAGGTAGCGTCCGCTGATTTTTGTCTTGGGGATGCTGCCTTCCCAACATTTCTTGTCAGGAGCCGTCCATTTCTGTTCAGTTGAGCCCCAGTTCATATTGACATATGATTTATCCTCCTCTCTTTCCCTGGGCCTTCACCTTTTTGATTCTAGGCTTATGCAACTGCCCATTTTTTTTCAATTCATAGCTCCACTACTGTTTTGTGTTATAGCTAGTCATCATATCTGCTTGACATGCATCATCAGGaaatttttgtttttgttcttccaGCCTGTCCGTTGTTGAGCTGAAGCATGGACGCCTAAAAACACCTCAGTAGTCTTCTAGACTCGCCATGAAGTTCGCACTCCATTTTTGGGGTCTTTTCTGTTGTCTGTATGCACTAAGTAAGAATATCTATGCAAGGCCCGATACAGTGAGCGTTGGAGCTCTTTTCACATTCAATTCCACGATAGGGAGAGCTGCCAAGATTGCCATTTCTGCTGCTGTCAATGAGATCAACACCGATTCAAGCATCCTTCCAGGCACAAACCTGGTTGTCGAGATGCAAGATTCCAATTGCAGTGGCTTCGTTGGCATTGTGCAAGGTACTTCTTTCATGTTTTTTTTTTCTGAGCCACCAAATCATGCAGATTTATGTTATGATAACAGTATCACCCACATGGTATACGACTTACAAATTTCTTTGTTGCATGTGTTAGCATTGCAATTCATGGAGAAAGATACAGTTGCAATCATCGGCCCACAATCTTCTGTCATCGCGCATGTTATTTCTCATGTTGCAAATGAACTTCAAGTGCCTATGCTGTCCTTCGGTGCAACTGATCCAACTCTCACGTCACTTCAGTTTCCTTTCTTGGTGAGGACAACCCGTAGTGATCATTTTCAAATGGCTGCTGTTGCTGACTTAGTCGACTACTATGGGTGGAAGCAAGTGACAGCTATATATATCGATGATGATTATGGAAGAAACGGCATGGCCTCTTTAGGTGATGAACTTGTCAAGAGGCGGGCTAAGATCTCGTTTAAAGCTGCAGTTAGGCCAGGAGCAAAAAAGAGTGAAATGGCTAGTGCGCTAGTCAGGGTTGCATTGATGGAATCTCGAGTGGTAGTTCTGCATGCAAATCCTGACTCTGGGCTTGCACTTCTCTCGCTGGCACGCAATCTCGGCATGACATCAAGCGGGTATGTGTGGATTGCAACAGATTGGCTCAGTTCATTCCTGGATTCATCGCCACGTCTCGACATCGGATTACTGAGCACAATGCAGGGTTTTCTCACATTACGCCAGCACACAGAAAATACAAGAAGGAAGAGTATGCTAGCTTCAAAATGGAGTGCACTGGTGAAGAAAGATACTGTTGACGACAAGTTCTTGATTAATTCGTATGGCTTTTATGCGTATGATTCTGTCTGGATCCTTGCTTATGCGCTGGATGCATATTTCAGTAGAGGTGGAAACATTTCTTTCTCAAATGACACCAAGCTACATGAAGTTGGGGCAGGGGGTCTGCAATTGAAAGCTATGACTGTCTTTGATGGGGGGAGGCTGTTACTAGAAAGAATCCAGCAAGTGAATTTCACGGGTGCAACTGGCCCTGTAAAATTTGATACAGATGGTAATCTTATCCGTCCTGCGTACGACATCGTTAACATAGTAGGATCTGGTCTGCGGACAGTTGGTTACTGGTCCAACTATTCTGGCCTGTCCACCTCGTTGCCTGAGACTCTTTACATGAAACCAGCAAAACGTGTTAGGGGAGATCAGAAACTCCACACTGTGATATGGCCAGGTGAGACTACAGTAAGGCCACGTGGATGGGTGTTTCCCAACAATGGAATTGAGCTGAAAATTGGAGTTCCCAATAGGGCAAGTTACCGTCAATTTGTGTCAGTTGACAATAACAGCGGAACGGTGCGTGGTTTCTGTATTGATGTGTTTGTTGCTGCAGCCAACTTGTTACAGTATCCAGTTCCATTTAAGTTTGTTCCGTTTGGGGATGGTAGTCAGAATCCAAGCTATCCAGACCTTATCAACAATATTCTAACGAATGTAAGTTCGTGTTCTTAAAATCTACACCACTTATTACAGTTAATGTATCTGTACAGGTGGAGTACTAATGATCTTTCATGTCTAGGACTTCGATGCTGTGGTAGGTGATATAGCTATCGTCACAAATCGGACAAGGGTTGTTGACTTCACTCAGCCATACGTTGAATCGGGGCTTGTGGTACTTACCTCTGTTAAGAAGCAAAGCTCGAGTGGATGGGCCTTTTTGCAGCCATTCACCATCAAAATGTGGTGCATCACAGGGCTGTTCTTTCTTGTCATAGGAACGGTGATTTGGCTGCTTGAGCACAGAATCAATGATGAGTTCCGCGGGCCTCCAGCGAAACAGGTTATCACTGTATTCTGGTAAGGTCTCCTAGTATACCAATTGGAGCCACTTTTTTGCTGTTTTTTTTCTTGGAATACGCACGAGTGTGCGTATCATGCATTAAAGAAGAGAGAGTGGGCAAAGCGCCCTCCACCCCAAAGTGTTGCAAGTTACCCATTTTTTGCCGATCATCCTGTACAAAGCCAGCAAATTATGTTGGGTCTTTTGTTGGCATCTCAGTGCCATTCTAGATGTGCCAATACAAAGTCTAGTGGCTGCAGGCTGTAGCTACTGACTTCTGTGCTGTCATTTTAACACGCATATGTATAGACGTGAGCCCGGGGATTAGACTTATTTCCCACACACTTTACATTTAGTTTCTTGAACGATGCAAGTGTCTTGATTGCTTGAGGTTAATTACATGCTGTATTCACTTTGCTTGTGCAGGTTCAGTTTCTCAACTCTGTTCTTCGCGCACAGTGAGTGAAAGGCAACTCTTAACCTTTGTACATACCATTGATGAAGATGTCCCAGTCGATTCACTAAAGTTCTTGTGCATTTTTATCTTAGGAGAGGACACGAGAAGCACCCTCGGCCGCTTCGTGATCATCATATGGCTCTTCGTGGTTCTGATCATCCAGTCCAGCTACACTGCCAGCTTGACCTCCATACTCACCGTGCAGCAGCTCATATCTCCAATCACAGGGATCGATAGCTTGGTCGCCAGCGACGAGCCCATCGGGTTTCAAGTCGGCTCCTTTGCGGAAAGTTACCTCGTGAACGAGCTCGGTGTCTCGAGACACAGGCTTAAATCCCTCGGTACTCCGGACGAGTATAAGCAAGCGCTTGAGCTTGGCCCTGCCAATGGAGGCGTCGCTGGCATCGTTGACGAGCGTCCCTATGTTGAGATCTTCTTGCTCCTGCATCCCAAATTCGCAGTCGTGGGCTCGGAGTTCACCAAAAGTGGCTGGGGCTTCGTGAGTTTTTATTTCTTTCCACCTGGTGAAAGTAAGAGCACCTAGCTTCAGTGAAGTTATGATGCAGAGCTAAACTGGGCATTTTATTGTCAGGCGTTCCCGAGGGACTCGCCGCTGGCGGTGGACCTGTCGACGTCCATCCTGGAGCTGTCGGAGAACGGCGACCTCCAGCGGATCCACGACAAGTGGCTGGCGAACGACGTGGCGGGGTCCATGTCGCAGAACAACGAGCTGGAGTCGGACCGGCTGCAGGTGTACAGCTTCTCAGGGCTGTTCCTCATCTGTGGCGTGGCGTGCCTCATCGCCCTCGCCATACACGCCGGCATCCTCTTCCACAAGTACTGTGAGCAACGGCGGCAGGTGTCGGCCGACGGCAGCTCCCGCTCCAGCCGCAGCAGTTTCCGCGCGTTCCTGTCGTTCGCCGACCGACGGGAGATGGACGCCCATATAGCGTCCAAGGACAAGGCGGCCGGAGACCACTCCATTAGCGCGGCGTCGAGTAGCAGCGTCAGCACTGCCACGTCGTGCTAGAGGGAGGGGCGGACGGACGGCTGCCGGTTAGCTTTCAACGTAGCAAGTGCGACATATAGCAGTAACCCCCCAACGTAAGTACTGTACTACTTAATTAGCGCTGTGCTGCAAATGTTCTCTCGTGCTGCAGAATTGTAGAGATGCGTAAGCTGTTGTGCACATGGAGCAACTTGAGTACACGTTCCCGAGGAACTTGCTCTTGTAACTTCTGCTGCGTCCTGGCGCTTCCTACGTCGCTGATATAGCTATTTGCTTTTGGTTTGTGTCTTGTATATGTCTGTATGTCAGTTTCCGGAGGCCGGCGATGAGGATTTTGTAAGCGTGCTTATTCCAGCGGCTGGCTGGCTAGCGATGTAGGAGTAGTTCGGTTGCTTTCGCTTTGCAGGGTGAGGCCGTGGCCCAAGGAAATGAGCACGGCCACCGGCCGCCTTCGCTCGCGGTGACGGTTTCGGCTGCGGTANNNNNNNNNNNNNNNNNNNNNNNNNNNNNNNNNNNNNNNNNNNNNNNNNNNNNNNNNNNNNNNNNNNNNNNNNNNNNNNNNNNNNNNNNNNNNNNNNNNNNNNNNNNNNNNNNNNNNNNNNNNNNNNNNNNNNNNNNNNNNNTNNNNNNNNNNNNNNNNNNNNNNNNNNNNNNNNNNNNNNNNNNNNNNNNNNNNNNNNNNNNNNNNNNNNNNNNNNNNNNNNNNNNNNNNNNNNNNNNNNNNNNNNNNNNNNNNNNNNNNNNNNNNNNNNNNNNNNNNNNNNNNNNNNNNNNNNNNNNNNNNNNNNNNNNNNNNNNNNNNNNNNNNNNNNNNNNNNNNNNNNNNNNNNNNNNNNNNNNNNNNNNNNNNNNNNNNNNNNNNNNNNNNNNNNNNNNNNNNNNNNNNNNNNNNNNNNNNNNNNNNNNNNNNNNNNNNNNNNNNNNNNNNNNNNNNNNNNNNNNNNNNNNNNNNNNNNNNNNNNNNNNNNNNNNNNNNNNNNNNNNNNNNNNNNNNNNNNNNNNNNNNNNNNNNNNNNNNNNNNNNNNNNNNNNNNNNNNNNNNNNNNNNNNNNNNNNNNNNNNNNNNNNNNNNNNNNNNNNNNNNNNNNNNNNNNNNNNNNNNNNNNNNNNNNNNNNNNNNNNNNNNNNNNNNNNNNNNNNNNNNNNNNNNNNNNNNNNNNNNNNNNNNNNNNNNNNNNNNNNNNNNNNNNNNNNNNNNNNNNNNNNNNNNNNNNNNNNNNNNNNNNNNNNNNNNNNNNNNNNNNNNNNNNNNNNNNNNNNNNNNNNNNNNNNNNNNNNNNNNNNNNNNNNNNNNNNNNNNNNNNNNNNNNNNNNNNNNNNNNNNNNNNNNNNNNNNNNNNNNNNNNNNNNNNNNNNNNNNNNNNNNNNNNNNNNNNNNNNNNNNNNNNNNNNNNNNNNNNNNNNNNNNNNNNNNNNNNNNNNNNNNNNNNNNNNNNNNNNNNNNNNNNNNNNNNNNNNNNNNNNNNNNNNNNNNNNNNNNNNNNNNNNNNNNNNNNNNNNNNNNNNNNNNNNNNNNNNNNNNNNNNNNNNNNNNNNNNNNNNNNNNNNNNNNNNNNNNNNNNNNNNNNNNNNNNNNNNNNNNNNNNNNNNNNNNNNNNNNNNNNNNNNNNNNNNNNNNNNNNNNaactttttcaatcttcacgcaatacatgagcgtgagccatggacatagcactatgtggaatagaagggtggttgtggagaagacaaaaagaggggaagatagtctcacatcaactaggcgtatcaacgggctatggagaggcccatcaatagatatcaatgtgagtgagtagggattgccatgcaacggatgcactagagctataagtatatgaaagctcatcaaaagaaactaagtgggtgtgcatccaactcgcttgctcacgaagaccttgggcaatttgaggaagcccatcattggaatatacaagccaagttctataatgaaaagttcccactagtatatgaaagtgacataacgagagactctctatcatgaagatcatggtgctactttgaagcacaagtgtggtaaaaggatagtaacattgtcccttctctctttttctctcattttttatttgggccttttctctttctttttatggcctctttttttcgtccggagtctcatcccgacttatgggggaatcatagtctccatcatcctttcctcacttgggacaatgctctagaaaatgatgatcatcacacttttatttttcttacaactcaacaattacaactcgatacttagaacaaatatgactctatatgaatgccttcggcggtgtactgggatatgcaatgaatcaagagtgacatgtatgaaagaattatgaatggtggctttgccacaaatacgatgtcaactacatgatcatgctagctatatgacaatgatggagcgtgtcataataaacggaacggtggaaagttgcatggcaatatatctcggaatggctatggaaatgccatgataggtaggtatggtggctgttttgaggaaggtatatggtgggtgtatgataccggcgaaaggtgcgtggtattagagaggctagcaatggtggaaggatgggaaaaagtgcatataatccatggactcaacattagtcataaagaactcatatacttattgcaaaaatctagaagttatcaaagcaaagtattacacacatgctcctagggggatagattggtaggaaaagaccatcgcttgtccccgaccgccactcataaggaagataatcaataaataaattatgctccgacttcatcacataatggttcaccatacgtgcatgctactggaatcacaaactttaacacaagtattcttgaaattcacaactactaaactagcataactctaatattatcacctccatatctcaaaaaaattatcatgcttcaatcttctcttagtattcaacgcactcaaaagaaaatttcacatatcttgaacaccaagcatatttatattaagcaaattaccatgctattaagactctcaaaataatttaagtgaagcatgagagatcaatagtttctttaaaacaaaccaccaccgtgctctaaaagatctaagtgaagcacatagagcaaaattataacgctcaaaagatataagtgaagcacgtagagcaaaactacatagctcaaaagatataagtgaagcacatagagtattctatcaaattttaattcatagatgactctctaaaaatgtgtgtacagcaaggacgattgtggcatactaacaaacaaagatacaaataatacaagacgctccaagcaaaacacatatcat contains:
- the LOC125539672 gene encoding glutamate receptor 3.1-like isoform X1, whose amino-acid sequence is MKFALHFWGLFCCLYALSKNIYARPDTVSVGALFTFNSTIGRAAKIAISAAVNEINTDSSILPGTNLVVEMQDSNCSGFVGIVQALQFMEKDTVAIIGPQSSVIAHVISHVANELQVPMLSFGATDPTLTSLQFPFLVRTTRSDHFQMAAVADLVDYYGWKQVTAIYIDDDYGRNGMASLGDELVKRRAKISFKAAVRPGAKKSEMASALVRVALMESRVVVLHANPDSGLALLSLARNLGMTSSGYVWIATDWLSSFLDSSPRLDIGLLSTMQGFLTLRQHTENTRRKSMLASKWSALVKKDTVDDKFLINSYGFYAYDSVWILAYALDAYFSRGGNISFSNDTKLHEVGAGGLQLKAMTVFDGGRLLLERIQQVNFTGATGPVKFDTDGNLIRPAYDIVNIVGSGLRTVGYWSNYSGLSTSLPETLYMKPAKRVRGDQKLHTVIWPGETTVRPRGWVFPNNGIELKIGVPNRASYRQFVSVDNNSGTVRGFCIDVFVAAANLLQYPVPFKFVPFGDGSQNPSYPDLINNILTNDFDAVVGDIAIVTNRTRVVDFTQPYVESGLVVLTSVKKQSSSGWAFLQPFTIKMWCITGLFFLVIGTVIWLLEHRINDEFRGPPAKQVITVFWFSFSTLFFAHREDTRSTLGRFVIIIWLFVVLIIQSSYTASLTSILTVQQLISPITGIDSLVASDEPIGFQVGSFAESYLVNELGVSRHRLKSLGTPDEYKQALELGPANGGVAGIVDERPYVEIFLLLHPKFAVVGSEFTKSGWGFAFPRDSPLAVDLSTSILELSENGDLQRIHDKWLANDVAGSMSQNNELESDRLQVYSFSGLFLICGVACLIALAIHAGILFHKYCEQRRQVSADGSSRSSRSSFRAFLSFADRREMDAHIASKDKAAGDHSISAASSSSVSTATSC
- the LOC125539672 gene encoding glutamate receptor 3.1-like isoform X2 produces the protein MKFALHFWGLFCCLYALSKNIYARPDTVSVGALFTFNSTIGRAAKIAISAAVNEINTDSSILPGTNLVVEMQDSNCSGFVGIVQALQFMEKDTVAIIGPQSSVIAHVISHVANELQVPMLSFGATDPTLTSLQFPFLVRTTRSDHFQMAAVADLVDYYGWKQVTAIYIDDDYGRNGMASLGDELVKRRAKISFKAAVRPGAKKSEMASALVRVALMESRVVVLHANPDSGLALLSLARNLGMTSSGYVWIATDWLSSFLDSSPRLDIGLLSTMQGFLTLRQHTENTRRKSMLASKWSALVKKDTVDDKFLINSYGFYAYDSVWILAYALDAYFSRGGNISFSNDTKLHEVGAGGLQLKAMTVFDGGRLLLERIQQVNFTGATGPVKFDTDGNLIRPAYDIVNIVGSGLRTVGYWSNYSGLSTSLPETLYMKPAKRVRGDQKLHTVIWPGETTVRPRGWVFPNNGIELKIGVPNRASYRQFVSVDNNSGTVRGFCIDVFVAAANLLQYPVPFKFVPFGDGSQNPSYPDLINNILTNDFDAVVGDIAIVTNRTRVVDFTQPYVESGLVVLTSVKKQSSSGWAFLQPFTIKMWCITGLFFLVIGTVIWLLEHRINDEFRGPPAKQVITVFWFSFSTLFFAHREDTRSTLGRFVIIIWLFVVLIIQSSYTASLTSILTVQQLISPITGIDSLVASDEPIGFQVGSFAESYLVNELGVSRHRLKSLGTPDEYKQALELGPANGGVAGIVDERPYVEIFLLLHPKFAVVGSEFTKSGWGFVSFYFFPPGESVPEGLAAGGGPVDVHPGAVGERRPPADPRQVAGERRGGVHVAEQRAGVGPAAGVQLLRAVPHLWRGVPHRPRHTRRHPLPQVL